One Helianthus annuus cultivar XRQ/B chromosome 7, HanXRQr2.0-SUNRISE, whole genome shotgun sequence genomic region harbors:
- the LOC110868936 gene encoding glutathione S-transferase T3-like isoform X2 — protein MHPYRPPFGGPARPTNPNTTQPQTPYNLQDMDPSFLSYAAYLSGAPPFVSPTYGFGQAGGSQPSQPEPESEPDVEVVPESHKKKEKDEPRRAKTTIKWTKDEEYTLTRAWLDISEDEDTANFQTGPVFWDRVRALFYSSWGQGEHRDKDSISSKWTDINNKCHAFQEVYQRNYDNRPSGESDVGVLTKTLEEFDRTKSPFTYYKCWELLRKSPKWALVNPMTTSSRRRAKRSKTSSSADPSTPTSDARNVDLNETLDVDEQFQDELARPTGRRKGTGKKTVESSSDLGLKDDFEEMNRRLQDIHDLGHKRWEIMKDRVVETKKFNELQEARQMEKDIEFLSKPIDHLQGDALILAQMRRQKIREKYGL, from the exons ATGCATCCATACCGACCCCCGTTTGGTGGCCCCGCAAGACCcacgaacccgaacacaacccaaccgcaaaccCCGTACAACCTacaagacatggacccgagctttttaagttacgcggcttacttgagtggcgccCCTCCTTTTGTTTCTCCCACCTACGGCTttggtcaagccggcgggtcgcaaccgtcacaacccgaacccgaatccgaaccCGATGTCGAGGTCGTGCCGGA GTCGCATAAAAAGAAGGAAAAGGATGAGCCTCGACGTGCAAAAACAACCATTAAATGGACGAAGGACGAGGAATACACGTTGACTCGGGCGTGGCTCGATATTTCGGAGGACGAAGATACCG caaactttcaaacgggcccCGTTTTTTGGGATAGGGTGCGTGCACTCTTTTATAGCTcgtggggtcaaggcgaacatcgggacaaggattcaatttctagcaaatggaccgacatcaacaacaaaTGTCACGCGTTTCAAGAAGTTTACCAACGAAACTACGATAATCGCCCGAGCGGTGAAAGTGACGTCGGGGTTTTAACAAAGACTTTGGAGGAGTTCGATAGGACGAAAAGCCCTTTCACGTACTATAAGTGTTGGGAGctactacgaaaaagtccaaagtgggcgcTTGTTAATCCAATGACGACAAGTAGTAGACGCCgggctaaaaggtcaaaaacatcatcctccgcCGACCCGTCAACTCCGACATCCGATGCCCGTAATGTTGATTTAAATGAAACGTTGGACGTTGACGAGCAATTTCAAGACGAGTTGGCCCGACCCACCGGTAGAAGAAAGGGAACCGGGAAAAAAAcggtcgagtcgtcttccgatctcggCCTAAAGGatgatttcgaggagatgaaccgtcgtctccaagatATTCACGACCTCGGCCACAAACGTTGGGAGATTATGAAAGACCGAGTAGTTGAAACCAAAAAGTTCAACGAGTTGCAAGAGGCGCgacaaatggaaaaggacattgagtttttgtccaaaccgatCGACCACCTCCAAGGCGACGCGTTGATCTTGGCTcaaatgcgtcgccaaaaaatACGTGAAAAATATGGACTTTAG
- the LOC110868936 gene encoding glutathione S-transferase T3-like isoform X1, translating to MHPYRPPFGGPARPTNPNTTQPQTPYNLQDMDPSFLSYAAYLSGAPPFVSPTYGFGQAGGSQPSQPEPESEPDVEVVPESQPEPVQDKSKRGRRSHKKKEKDEPRRAKTTIKWTKDEEYTLTRAWLDISEDEDTANFQTGPVFWDRVRALFYSSWGQGEHRDKDSISSKWTDINNKCHAFQEVYQRNYDNRPSGESDVGVLTKTLEEFDRTKSPFTYYKCWELLRKSPKWALVNPMTTSSRRRAKRSKTSSSADPSTPTSDARNVDLNETLDVDEQFQDELARPTGRRKGTGKKTVESSSDLGLKDDFEEMNRRLQDIHDLGHKRWEIMKDRVVETKKFNELQEARQMEKDIEFLSKPIDHLQGDALILAQMRRQKIREKYGL from the exons ATGCATCCATACCGACCCCCGTTTGGTGGCCCCGCAAGACCcacgaacccgaacacaacccaaccgcaaaccCCGTACAACCTacaagacatggacccgagctttttaagttacgcggcttacttgagtggcgccCCTCCTTTTGTTTCTCCCACCTACGGCTttggtcaagccggcgggtcgcaaccgtcacaacccgaacccgaatccgaaccCGATGTCGAGGTCGTGCCGGAGTcgcaacccgaaccggtgcaagaCAAATCGAAACGCGGCAGAAGGTCGCATAAAAAGAAGGAAAAGGATGAGCCTCGACGTGCAAAAACAACCATTAAATGGACGAAGGACGAGGAATACACGTTGACTCGGGCGTGGCTCGATATTTCGGAGGACGAAGATACCG caaactttcaaacgggcccCGTTTTTTGGGATAGGGTGCGTGCACTCTTTTATAGCTcgtggggtcaaggcgaacatcgggacaaggattcaatttctagcaaatggaccgacatcaacaacaaaTGTCACGCGTTTCAAGAAGTTTACCAACGAAACTACGATAATCGCCCGAGCGGTGAAAGTGACGTCGGGGTTTTAACAAAGACTTTGGAGGAGTTCGATAGGACGAAAAGCCCTTTCACGTACTATAAGTGTTGGGAGctactacgaaaaagtccaaagtgggcgcTTGTTAATCCAATGACGACAAGTAGTAGACGCCgggctaaaaggtcaaaaacatcatcctccgcCGACCCGTCAACTCCGACATCCGATGCCCGTAATGTTGATTTAAATGAAACGTTGGACGTTGACGAGCAATTTCAAGACGAGTTGGCCCGACCCACCGGTAGAAGAAAGGGAACCGGGAAAAAAAcggtcgagtcgtcttccgatctcggCCTAAAGGatgatttcgaggagatgaaccgtcgtctccaagatATTCACGACCTCGGCCACAAACGTTGGGAGATTATGAAAGACCGAGTAGTTGAAACCAAAAAGTTCAACGAGTTGCAAGAGGCGCgacaaatggaaaaggacattgagtttttgtccaaaccgatCGACCACCTCCAAGGCGACGCGTTGATCTTGGCTcaaatgcgtcgccaaaaaatACGTGAAAAATATGGACTTTAG